The Sulfolobus islandicus Y.N.15.51 sequence TACATTTCTGACCTTTACCAGGTTTTGTAGTTACAAGAGCCCTTGGGTTCTGCCACATTAGATATAAGGTTTTGTATTAAGAAAAAATAGATTGTGATTGAAGTAAAACTTAGAGCTATTAAAAGATTGTCCAATACTTACATTCGCCGAGTTATGATAATAGAGGACTGGAATGGGAGCTCGATAACAGCGGGTAACGTTGAGTTAATAAAAGGAAGCGAAAATCAGTTACCACAATGGTTAGCTATTATCTTAGAAGAAAAAAACGTAGCAAAAATAGAAGATAGAATTTCGATCGAAGATCTGGGAAGAATTCTTTTCCAAGAAAGACAAAATGCGAACACACCAGCATCTTTAGTTCCCTTAGGTAAGGATTTCTCAAGCAGAGTACAACTTTATCTCGAAACCTTAAAGAGAGACAAGAACGTTGAGAGTTTAGAAAAACTTAGAAAATCAATAAGCATACTGAATGAGATCATTAAAATAAGACTAAGAAAACTGATTCAGCTCGCATTTCTCAACATCGATGATCAGAACTTAATTAACGGGATGACAGAAGAAGAGCTTTTAATCTATAAAACAATAAAACAACTTATTAAGGAATTGTATGGTGATATAATTGGAAATTCCTAGCAAACAGATTGACTATAGAGACCTCTTTATAGAATTTCTAACAACTTTCAAGAATACCAACAATCAGAACAAATATATTGAGAGAATAAATGAACTAATAGCGTATAGGAAAAAAAGTCTTATAGTAGAATTTTCCGATATACTCTCATTCAACGAAAATCTAGCTTATGAGATAATAAATAACACCAAAATCGTTCTACCGATTCTAGAAGGTGCATTATATGATCATATCCTACAATTGGATCCTACATATCAGCGAGATATAGAAAAGGTTCACGTTAGAATTGTAGGAATACCTAGAGTTATAGAACTTAGAAAAATAAGAAGTACTGATATAGATAAACTAATAGCCATTGATGGAATACTAGTTAAAGTTACTCCGGTAAAAGAAAGAATTTACAAGGCAACCTATAAGCACATTCACCCAGACTGCATGCAAGAGTTTGAGTGGCCAGAGGATGAAGAGATGCCAGAAATATTAGAGATGCCAACCATATGTCCAAAATGTGGTAAGCCGGGACAATTCAGGCTAATCCCAGAGAAAACAAAGTTAATTGATTGGCAAAAAGCGGTAATCCAGGAGAGACCAGAAGAAGTACCTTCCGGGCAGTTACCTAGGCAGTTAGAAATAATCCTTGAAGACGATTTAGTTGATTCTGCAAGGCCAGGGGATAGAGTAAAAGTAACTGGAATTTTAGAGATAAAACAAGACTCTCCAATTAAAAGAGGAAGTAGAGCGGTATTCGACATTTATATGAAAGTTAGTAGCATAGAAGTTTCACAAAAA is a genomic window containing:
- a CDS encoding DNA replication complex GINS family protein, producing the protein MIEVKLRAIKRLSNTYIRRVMIIEDWNGSSITAGNVELIKGSENQLPQWLAIILEEKNVAKIEDRISIEDLGRILFQERQNANTPASLVPLGKDFSSRVQLYLETLKRDKNVESLEKLRKSISILNEIIKIRLRKLIQLAFLNIDDQNLINGMTEEELLIYKTIKQLIKELYGDIIGNS